A single Flavobacterium sp. 1 DNA region contains:
- a CDS encoding glycosyltransferase family 2 protein, which translates to METSLVSIITPSFNSDKFIAETIQSVQNQTYQNWEMIIVDDCSIDTTISIIEQYVINDNRIRFFQLEKNSGAGIAREMALSKAIGDYISFLDADDLWKPLKLEKQLQFLKENKTPFTFSFYECIDEVGNSLNKRVEAPRNLSYRQLFFCNYVGNLTGIYEVNYFGKIAISSTRKRQDWMVWLTILKKIRKAKPVPESLAFYRIRNNSLSASKVDLVKHNFAVYRTFHGFNYVSSMFIMIGFLFTQLLIKPRYIKKI; encoded by the coding sequence ATGGAAACATCTTTAGTATCTATAATTACTCCTTCCTTTAATTCTGATAAATTCATTGCCGAAACTATTCAATCGGTACAAAATCAAACCTATCAAAATTGGGAAATGATTATTGTTGATGATTGTTCAATAGATACGACTATATCCATTATTGAACAATATGTTATAAATGACAACAGAATTCGTTTTTTTCAATTGGAAAAGAATTCAGGAGCAGGAATTGCCAGGGAGATGGCTTTGTCAAAAGCAATTGGAGATTATATTTCTTTTTTGGACGCAGATGATCTCTGGAAACCACTAAAACTCGAAAAACAGCTTCAATTTTTAAAAGAAAATAAAACACCTTTCACATTCTCTTTCTATGAATGTATTGATGAGGTTGGGAATTCGCTAAATAAAAGGGTAGAAGCGCCAAGAAATCTCTCGTATCGTCAATTGTTTTTTTGCAATTATGTTGGGAATCTTACAGGGATTTATGAGGTGAATTATTTTGGAAAAATAGCTATTTCATCTACTAGAAAGCGCCAAGATTGGATGGTATGGCTTACTATTTTAAAAAAAATAAGAAAGGCAAAACCCGTTCCTGAAAGTTTGGCTTTTTACCGCATTCGGAATAATTCATTATCGGCTTCCAAAGTTGATTTAGTGAAACATAATTTTGCGGTTTATAGAACGTTTCATGGTTTTAACTATGTCAGTTCCATGTTTATTATGATTGGATTTTTATTTACCCAATTGCTTATAAAACCGCGTTATATAAAGAAAATTTAG
- a CDS encoding glycosyltransferase — MKVVHVIEALGGGVYTYFKDLSGYFGEDEVRKDVSTTIIYSGIRKEIDPEKIGSEFSKGVSLTRIDMIREISLIQDFKAVLLLRKELKRLNPDIIHLHSSKAGVLGRIACFLLFERKKIFYTPHGYSFLRTDISSLSKKLFCLIEKSFPKLFGSVTIACGDTEYEIAKKIGKSYLIRNGINIEEIQLHQLFHQNAKLTIGIVGRITFQKNPSLFNQIALRFPDFNFVWIGDGELNSLLTAPNIRIKGWSLDRTEVLKELNAIDIYIQTSVWEGLPIAVLEAMALKKPVLATNIIGNKDIVVPNETGFLFDTIEELDGYFELLKEEKIRIDFGNNALKRCYALFDKNKNFKALSTLYQHSFFESDNLRK, encoded by the coding sequence TTGAAAGTTGTCCATGTAATCGAAGCATTAGGAGGAGGTGTTTATACTTATTTTAAAGATTTGTCTGGTTATTTTGGAGAAGATGAAGTAAGAAAAGACGTTTCTACAACCATTATTTATAGCGGAATCCGCAAAGAAATTGATCCTGAAAAAATCGGATCCGAATTCTCAAAAGGAGTATCACTGACAAGGATTGATATGATCCGGGAAATATCCCTTATTCAAGATTTCAAAGCGGTACTTCTGTTAAGAAAAGAACTTAAAAGACTAAACCCGGATATTATCCATCTACATTCTTCCAAGGCTGGCGTTTTGGGGAGAATTGCTTGTTTTTTATTATTTGAAAGAAAAAAAATATTCTATACGCCACATGGATATTCTTTTCTGAGAACAGACATTTCTTCTTTGTCCAAAAAGCTGTTTTGCTTAATCGAAAAAAGTTTTCCGAAACTGTTTGGCAGCGTAACCATTGCCTGCGGAGATACTGAATATGAAATAGCAAAAAAAATAGGAAAATCGTATTTAATACGAAACGGCATCAATATTGAGGAAATTCAGCTACATCAATTATTCCATCAAAATGCAAAACTGACAATTGGTATTGTTGGACGTATCACGTTTCAAAAAAATCCAAGTTTATTTAATCAAATTGCATTACGGTTTCCAGATTTTAATTTTGTCTGGATTGGTGATGGAGAATTAAATTCTTTGCTAACTGCTCCAAATATTCGAATAAAAGGATGGTCTTTGGATAGAACTGAAGTGTTAAAAGAACTCAATGCGATTGATATTTACATTCAAACTTCTGTTTGGGAAGGTCTGCCAATTGCGGTTTTGGAGGCAATGGCCTTGAAAAAACCAGTTTTAGCAACCAATATAATCGGCAATAAAGATATTGTTGTTCCAAATGAAACTGGTTTTCTTTTTGACACCATTGAAGAACTTGATGGCTATTTTGAACTCTTAAAAGAGGAGAAAATCCGAATTGACTTTGGTAATAACGCATTAAAAAGATGTTATGCTTTATTTGATAAAAACAAAAATTTTAAAGCACTGTCAACTCTTTATCAACACTCTTTTTTTGAATCCGACAACTTGCGAAAATAG
- a CDS encoding MATE family efflux transporter, which yields MLKKIQDRLMQINKNSFVQQSLITLILRVFGVILLFGFTIFLTKTYSPKIVGQYDFARSFLLAASSICLLGFDQSILYFKGRLSGQNAFDQLKSIYIKMVWMLFVTSLIALISIFLINEKTINNYFSDQEVYSIFLKAAATVFFYGISILNTEVFRALDKLYVAELFRNVIKYIPLIIGAIVLFYWHEESYLVDVFLVGYVLLSLISTILVYYYFRNTAKIIIAENISYQEVFLKSYPIAISGMAIFLLMCFDIMFLKKYRNTETVAFYSIGVKLMTIVSVIVLTINITVSAKIAAFFANQKMIELSKAVRNSVRLIFGITFPVIVLMCIFSEYILSFFGTQYIVAKEAFLILIIGQGICSAFGTAPVYLNMTGRSHIFQVVLITAVIINFVLNRFLIPIYGMTGAAIAFVLSSFFWNFVSAIIIYRKDKITVFLH from the coding sequence ATGTTAAAAAAAATTCAGGATCGACTGATGCAAATCAACAAAAATTCCTTTGTTCAGCAAAGTTTAATCACTTTAATTCTGAGGGTTTTTGGTGTGATACTATTATTTGGTTTCACAATATTTCTGACCAAGACGTATTCGCCAAAAATTGTTGGACAGTATGATTTTGCTCGTTCTTTTCTATTGGCAGCCAGCAGTATTTGTCTTTTGGGTTTTGATCAGTCTATTTTATATTTTAAAGGGAGATTATCAGGTCAGAATGCTTTTGACCAATTAAAAAGCATTTACATCAAAATGGTTTGGATGCTGTTCGTAACTTCTTTGATCGCATTAATAAGTATCTTTTTGATTAATGAAAAAACAATAAACAATTACTTTTCTGATCAGGAAGTTTATTCGATATTTTTAAAAGCTGCAGCAACCGTATTTTTCTATGGAATATCAATTTTAAACACAGAAGTTTTTAGAGCGTTAGATAAATTATATGTAGCCGAATTGTTTCGGAATGTTATCAAATATATTCCGTTAATTATTGGTGCAATAGTCTTGTTTTATTGGCATGAAGAAAGTTATTTGGTGGATGTTTTTTTGGTTGGGTATGTTTTGCTGTCATTAATCAGTACTATTTTGGTTTACTATTATTTTAGGAATACAGCCAAAATTATAATAGCAGAAAACATTTCGTATCAAGAAGTATTTTTAAAATCATATCCAATTGCCATCAGCGGTATGGCAATATTTTTATTGATGTGCTTTGATATTATGTTTTTGAAGAAGTATCGAAATACGGAAACGGTTGCTTTTTATTCTATAGGAGTTAAATTAATGACAATTGTTTCGGTAATAGTTTTAACGATAAACATTACGGTGTCTGCAAAAATAGCAGCATTTTTTGCGAATCAAAAAATGATAGAATTAAGCAAAGCGGTTAGAAATAGTGTTCGATTAATCTTTGGAATAACATTTCCTGTAATAGTGCTGATGTGTATCTTTTCAGAATATATTTTGTCATTTTTTGGGACTCAGTATATCGTAGCCAAAGAAGCTTTTTTGATTTTGATTATCGGTCAGGGAATTTGTTCTGCATTTGGAACGGCTCCAGTTTATCTAAATATGACAGGAAGGTCACATATATTTCAGGTTGTTTTAATTACTGCGGTGATTATTAATTTTGTTTTGAACCGTTTTTTAATTCCAATTTACGGAATGACTGGAGCGGCTATTGCATTTGTTTTGAGTTCTTTTTTCTGGAACTTTGTTTCGGCAATTATTATTTATCGAAAAGATAAAATAACCGTTTTTTTGCATTAA
- a CDS encoding O-antigen ligase gives MNKYLSGIDLWEMGYAFSNSIGIHAPALNMHLAFVSICSLYFVFEGFRESGQKIFRWINCLVFVFSFFFVLFVNTRMALFNTLIGFVLVFFTEVFRKYNYKKVVGFLVVLIVVLGTVLFFFVQKNPYMKEKYSTVTFAYIDKVGKLDEIENPEAKVFNSLVTRISIWKSTWELSLQHLPFGVGASDGKPELVKYFKQTNQQFLAKYEFPTHNQFLDYLLKFGLLGPIVVLLYIGTIGYLGIDLKNAIVFSFFFLFFTSNLTDDFLLRFDGIAFSGLWMSIFASCRIQKKSVDKELTVL, from the coding sequence ATGAATAAATACCTAAGCGGAATCGATTTATGGGAAATGGGGTATGCTTTTTCCAATAGTATTGGGATTCATGCACCGGCATTGAATATGCATTTGGCTTTTGTTTCGATCTGCAGTCTTTATTTTGTTTTTGAAGGATTTAGAGAAAGTGGACAAAAGATATTCAGATGGATTAATTGTCTTGTGTTTGTGTTCTCTTTTTTCTTTGTTCTTTTTGTAAATACAAGAATGGCATTGTTCAATACACTGATTGGTTTTGTGTTGGTCTTTTTCACAGAAGTATTTCGAAAATATAACTATAAAAAAGTAGTAGGGTTTTTGGTTGTTTTGATTGTTGTATTAGGAACAGTGCTTTTCTTTTTTGTTCAAAAGAATCCTTATATGAAAGAGAAATATTCTACGGTTACCTTTGCTTATATAGATAAAGTAGGAAAGCTGGATGAGATTGAGAATCCCGAAGCAAAAGTATTTAACTCTTTGGTAACCCGCATTTCTATCTGGAAATCGACTTGGGAATTGTCTTTACAGCACCTTCCTTTTGGTGTTGGCGCTTCAGATGGGAAACCTGAATTAGTTAAGTATTTTAAACAGACGAACCAGCAATTTTTGGCCAAATATGAATTTCCTACCCACAATCAATTTTTGGATTATTTACTAAAATTTGGACTATTGGGACCAATTGTAGTTTTGCTTTATATTGGCACTATTGGCTATTTAGGAATCGATTTAAAAAACGCAATTGTGTTTTCTTTCTTTTTTCTTTTTTTTACTTCTAATCTTACCGATGATTTTTTGCTGCGTTTTGACGGGATTGCCTTCAGCGGATTGTGGATGTCTATTTTCGCAAGTTGTCGGATTCAAAAAAAGAGTGTTGATAAAGAGTTGACAGTGCTTTAA
- a CDS encoding UDP-glucuronic acid decarboxylase family protein encodes MKRILITGAAGFLGSHLCDRFIKEGYHVIGMDNLITGDLKNIEHLFKLEHFEFYHHDITKFVHVPGNLDYILHFASPASPIDYLKIPIQTLKVGSLGTHNLLGLARVKKARILIASTSEVYGDPLVHPQTEEYYGNVNTIGPRGVYDEAKRFQESITMAYHTFHGVETRIVRIFNTYGPRMRLNDGRVIPAFIGQAIRGEDLTIFGDGMQTRSFCYVDDQVEGIFRLLHSDYVYPVNIGNPDEITIKDFAEEIIKLTGTSQKVVYHPLPINDPLQRQPDTTKAKELLGWEAKVNRAEGMKITYDYFKSLSKEELSKEEHKDFSKYIN; translated from the coding sequence ATGAAAAGAATACTCATTACTGGAGCGGCAGGATTTTTAGGTTCTCATTTATGTGACCGTTTCATCAAAGAAGGTTATCATGTAATTGGAATGGATAATCTGATCACTGGAGACCTTAAAAACATTGAGCATTTGTTCAAATTGGAACATTTTGAATTTTATCATCATGATATTACCAAGTTTGTACATGTTCCAGGAAACTTAGATTATATTTTACATTTTGCTTCGCCAGCAAGTCCAATTGATTATTTGAAAATTCCGATTCAGACCTTAAAAGTAGGATCACTTGGAACACATAATCTTTTGGGTTTAGCAAGAGTAAAGAAAGCCAGAATTCTTATTGCTTCCACATCCGAGGTCTATGGAGATCCATTGGTTCATCCGCAAACAGAGGAATATTATGGAAACGTAAATACCATTGGACCAAGAGGAGTGTATGATGAAGCCAAGCGTTTTCAAGAATCGATTACCATGGCATACCATACTTTTCATGGTGTAGAAACTAGAATCGTTAGAATTTTTAACACGTATGGACCTAGAATGCGTCTGAATGACGGGCGTGTTATTCCCGCTTTTATAGGGCAGGCGATTCGAGGTGAGGATTTGACTATTTTTGGCGACGGAATGCAAACCCGTTCTTTTTGCTATGTAGATGATCAAGTGGAGGGAATTTTCAGATTATTACATTCGGATTATGTGTATCCTGTAAATATTGGAAATCCAGATGAAATTACAATCAAGGATTTTGCAGAAGAGATTATCAAATTGACTGGCACAAGCCAAAAAGTGGTTTATCATCCATTACCGATAAATGATCCTTTACAGCGCCAGCCGGATACAACCAAAGCAAAAGAATTATTAGGCTGGGAAGCTAAAGTAAATCGTGCCGAAGGAATGAAAATTACTTATGATTATTTCAAATCCTTATCCAAGGAAGAACTATCCAAGGAAGAACATAAGGATTTCTCTAAGTATATTAACTAG
- a CDS encoding exopolysaccharide biosynthesis polyprenyl glycosylphosphotransferase: MKATTGIYSGYIRPFSRIIDLIIIIFFTAYFSGMPVFQDYYAFFISCAWFVIAANLGFYEVYRYTKVIAILNCTLKQAAIYTVCCFAIAYFYHERYSLIAILLFTSVSIIVILGFKLFIYFFLRKFRILFGGNSRRVVLIGKHGSVKPLKCFFEENPDYGYKLVEAFDLNYQKTDYFKTIFSFILDNNIDEIYCSMHDLSSKQVEECILFADNNLKTLKFIPSKKQLLSLNTVFEYYDYIPVISQRKISLDDSLHKGIKRVFDIVFSLIIILGILSWLIPILGIIIKLDSKGPLFFAQKRNGLNNKEFICFKFRSMGINELAHVDQASKNDTRITRVGKFIRKTSIDELPQFFNVLFGNMSVVGPRPHMVKHTNMYAERIDKFMVRHLIKPGITGLAQTKGFRGEIETDKDIINRVRYDIFYIEKWSILLDLKIIFNTVYNALKGDQKAY, from the coding sequence GTGAAAGCCACCACCGGAATATATTCGGGTTATATTAGACCCTTTTCACGCATAATAGATTTGATTATTATCATTTTTTTTACTGCGTACTTTTCTGGTATGCCTGTTTTTCAAGATTATTATGCTTTTTTCATCAGCTGTGCTTGGTTTGTCATTGCGGCTAATTTAGGTTTCTACGAAGTCTATCGTTATACCAAAGTGATTGCAATTTTGAATTGTACTTTAAAGCAAGCTGCTATTTATACTGTTTGTTGTTTTGCCATCGCCTATTTTTATCACGAAAGATATAGTCTGATAGCGATATTACTTTTTACATCAGTATCGATAATAGTGATACTTGGATTTAAATTGTTTATTTATTTCTTTCTCCGAAAATTCAGAATTTTATTTGGCGGAAATTCCAGAAGAGTAGTTCTTATAGGAAAGCACGGAAGCGTAAAGCCTTTGAAATGTTTTTTCGAAGAAAATCCAGATTATGGATACAAATTGGTTGAGGCCTTTGATTTGAATTACCAAAAGACGGATTATTTCAAGACAATTTTTTCTTTTATTTTAGACAATAATATTGACGAAATTTACTGTTCTATGCATGATTTGTCCAGTAAACAAGTTGAAGAGTGCATTTTATTTGCTGACAATAATTTGAAAACACTTAAATTTATTCCTAGCAAAAAGCAATTACTGTCTTTAAATACTGTTTTTGAATATTATGATTATATTCCAGTAATTTCACAACGGAAAATTTCTCTTGATGATTCCCTTCACAAGGGAATCAAACGTGTTTTTGATATTGTTTTTTCATTAATAATCATATTAGGCATACTGTCGTGGTTAATTCCTATTTTGGGAATTATTATAAAACTTGATTCCAAAGGGCCGTTGTTTTTTGCGCAAAAAAGAAATGGTTTGAATAATAAGGAATTCATCTGTTTTAAATTTAGATCAATGGGAATAAATGAATTGGCACATGTTGACCAAGCGTCTAAAAACGACACTAGAATTACCAGAGTTGGTAAATTTATCCGCAAAACAAGTATTGATGAATTACCGCAATTTTTTAATGTTTTATTTGGAAATATGTCGGTAGTGGGGCCAAGACCGCATATGGTAAAACACACCAATATGTATGCAGAGCGGATAGATAAATTTATGGTGCGTCATTTAATAAAACCAGGTATAACAGGTTTGGCTCAGACTAAAGGTTTTCGAGGAGAAATTGAAACAGACAAAGACATTATCAATAGAGTGAGATATGATATTTTTTATATTGAAAAATGGTCTATATTGCTGGATCTTAAAATCATTTTCAATACTGTTTATAATGCTTTAAAAGGAGATCAAAAAGCTTATTAA
- a CDS encoding phenylacetate--CoA ligase family protein, translated as MFKIFDLTLQINGFPMKEAKTELQKIIAIPEENFGDFIEQKKTEIVNFHLNNNPFYKELAQIDSFKNWSDLPILNKTNLQKPLSERLSLGYSEKSVYLNKTSGSSGHPFVFAKDKFCHALTWASNIYRFGWYGIDFNSSYQARFYGIPLDFIGNKKERFKDFLSHRYRFSIFNLSDEVLEVFLKDFKTKKFDYINGYTSSIVLFAKFLQKKNIVLAAICPTLKVCMVTSEMLFEEDKQLLEKQFGIPIVNEYGASELDLIAFQNPGDQWQVNSETLFVEILDDNNQAVPNGTSGRIVITSLFNKAHPFIRYDIGDIGILDEKSTLKKPILKKLIGRTNDVAILPSGKKSPGLTFYYVTKSIIEDDGNVKEFIIKQTKIDHFEVEYVSDSELNEEQIEKINQAVALYLEPNLNFTFNRKKVLERTNRGKLKQFTSLL; from the coding sequence ATGTTCAAAATATTCGACTTAACACTTCAAATAAACGGTTTCCCCATGAAGGAAGCCAAAACTGAATTGCAAAAAATTATTGCCATTCCTGAAGAAAATTTTGGTGATTTTATTGAACAGAAAAAAACAGAAATTGTCAACTTTCATTTAAACAACAATCCTTTTTATAAAGAATTAGCACAAATAGATTCTTTTAAAAATTGGTCTGATTTACCTATTTTGAATAAAACTAATCTACAGAAACCATTATCAGAAAGGCTTTCTTTGGGTTATAGTGAAAAATCCGTATATCTTAATAAAACATCTGGTTCCAGCGGACATCCTTTTGTGTTTGCTAAAGATAAATTTTGCCATGCCTTGACTTGGGCATCCAATATATATCGTTTTGGCTGGTACGGAATTGATTTCAATTCGTCCTACCAAGCTCGGTTTTATGGAATTCCTCTGGATTTTATTGGAAACAAAAAAGAACGGTTTAAGGATTTTTTGAGTCATAGATATCGTTTCTCGATATTCAATTTATCCGATGAAGTTTTGGAAGTTTTTTTGAAAGACTTTAAAACCAAAAAATTCGATTATATCAATGGCTATACCTCATCGATAGTTTTGTTTGCCAAATTTTTACAGAAAAAAAATATTGTTTTAGCAGCAATCTGTCCAACGTTAAAAGTATGCATGGTCACCTCCGAAATGCTTTTTGAAGAAGACAAACAGTTATTGGAAAAGCAATTTGGCATTCCGATAGTCAATGAATATGGAGCTTCGGAATTGGATTTAATCGCTTTTCAAAATCCAGGCGACCAATGGCAGGTTAATTCGGAAACGTTGTTTGTAGAGATTTTGGACGATAATAATCAGGCGGTGCCAAACGGAACTTCGGGCAGAATTGTCATTACTTCCCTTTTCAACAAAGCGCATCCGTTTATCCGATACGACATTGGCGACATTGGAATTTTGGACGAAAAAAGCACTTTGAAAAAACCCATTCTTAAAAAACTAATCGGCAGAACAAATGATGTGGCAATTTTGCCCAGCGGGAAAAAATCTCCTGGACTCACCTTTTATTATGTAACCAAAAGCATCATCGAAGACGATGGAAACGTAAAAGAATTTATTATCAAACAAACCAAAATAGACCACTTTGAAGTTGAATATGTTAGTGATTCTGAATTAAATGAAGAACAAATAGAAAAAATAAATCAAGCTGTCGCTTTGTATTTAGAACCTAATTTGAACTTTACTTTTAATCGGAAAAAAGTCTTGGAAAGAACCAATCGCGGAAAATTAAAGCAATTTACTTCTCTTTTATAA
- a CDS encoding GH3 auxin-responsive promoter family protein yields the protein MSIKSLAARLFAQRIYKKTQAWANSPIETQKAVFQNLIQAAKETQFGKDHHFDQIKTFEDFSKQVPIRDYEALKPYVDRVVKGEENILWKGKPLYFAKTSGTTSGAKYIPLTKESMPFHIEAARNAILHYIHETKNADFVNGKMIFLQGSPILEEKYGIKLGRLSGIVAHFVPKYLQKNRLPSWETNCIEDWETKVNAIVDETINEDMTVISGIPSWVQMYFEKLQQRNGKSVGDIFKNFNLFIYGGVNYEPYRAKFENLIGRKVDSIELFPASEGFFAYQDSQKEKGMLLLLNSGIFYEFIKSEEFFTENPKRYTIGEVELGVNYVLIISTNAGLWGYNIGDTVQFTSLKPYRVIVSGRIKHYISAFGEHVIGKEVECALQEAMEGTSVSVNEFTVAPQITPADGLPYHEWFIEFENEPEDSNTFAEALDNAMRKQNIYYDDLIVGHVLKKLVVTKVAKNGFQEYMKSIGKLGGQNKIPRLSNDRSIVDLLAL from the coding sequence ATGTCGATAAAATCGCTTGCAGCAAGATTGTTTGCACAAAGAATATACAAAAAGACACAGGCTTGGGCCAATTCTCCGATAGAAACCCAAAAAGCTGTTTTCCAAAATTTAATACAGGCTGCAAAAGAAACGCAATTTGGAAAGGATCATCATTTTGATCAAATAAAAACTTTCGAAGATTTTTCAAAACAGGTTCCTATTCGCGATTACGAAGCTTTAAAACCGTATGTGGACAGAGTTGTGAAAGGCGAAGAAAATATACTTTGGAAAGGCAAACCATTGTATTTTGCCAAAACTTCTGGGACAACTTCGGGAGCTAAATACATTCCGCTGACCAAGGAATCGATGCCGTTTCATATTGAAGCAGCCCGAAATGCTATTTTACATTATATACACGAAACTAAAAATGCCGATTTTGTAAACGGAAAAATGATTTTCCTGCAGGGAAGCCCTATTCTGGAAGAAAAATATGGAATAAAATTGGGACGATTATCTGGGATTGTGGCGCATTTTGTTCCAAAATATTTGCAAAAAAATCGACTGCCTTCCTGGGAAACCAACTGCATCGAAGATTGGGAAACCAAAGTGAACGCTATTGTAGACGAAACGATAAACGAAGATATGACCGTGATTTCGGGAATTCCGTCTTGGGTGCAGATGTATTTTGAAAAACTGCAGCAAAGAAACGGTAAATCTGTGGGGGACATTTTCAAAAATTTCAATTTGTTTATTTACGGAGGTGTTAATTATGAACCTTACAGAGCTAAATTCGAAAATTTAATTGGCAGAAAAGTTGATAGCATCGAATTATTTCCAGCATCCGAAGGTTTTTTTGCCTATCAGGATTCCCAAAAAGAAAAGGGAATGTTACTGTTGCTGAATTCTGGAATCTTTTACGAATTTATAAAAAGCGAAGAGTTTTTCACCGAAAACCCAAAACGATATACGATTGGAGAAGTGGAGTTAGGCGTGAACTATGTTTTGATTATTTCGACCAATGCAGGACTTTGGGGTTATAATATTGGAGACACGGTTCAGTTTACTTCATTGAAGCCTTATCGTGTTATTGTTTCAGGTCGAATCAAGCATTATATCTCGGCTTTTGGAGAGCACGTAATTGGCAAGGAAGTCGAATGCGCTTTGCAGGAAGCAATGGAAGGAACATCTGTAAGTGTAAATGAATTTACGGTGGCACCACAAATCACGCCTGCCGACGGATTGCCGTATCACGAATGGTTTATCGAATTTGAGAACGAACCAGAGGACAGCAATACTTTTGCGGAAGCGCTGGACAATGCGATGCGTAAACAAAACATTTACTACGATGATTTGATCGTGGGTCATGTTTTGAAAAAACTGGTTGTGACGAAAGTGGCAAAAAATGGTTTTCAAGAATACATGAAATCAATTGGAAAATTGGGAGGACAAAATAAAATTCCGAGATTATCGAATGACAGGAGTATTGTGGATTTATTGGCTTTATAA
- a CDS encoding ORF6N domain-containing protein, with protein MNDESFLSEETISNKIYFIRNQKVMLDRDLALLYGIETRVLKQAVKRNTSRFPEDFMFELNKSEFENWRSQFVISNSDKMGLRHLPMAFTEHGVLMLSSVLKSDKAIQTNIQIMRIFTKVRQMLLDTTEIKIIFFRFKKN; from the coding sequence ATGAACGACGAATCTTTCCTTTCAGAAGAAACTATTTCTAACAAAATATACTTTATTCGCAACCAAAAAGTTATGCTCGATCGTGATTTAGCTTTACTTTATGGGATCGAAACTAGGGTTTTAAAACAAGCCGTTAAAAGAAATACATCAAGATTTCCAGAAGACTTTATGTTTGAACTTAATAAATCAGAATTTGAAAATTGGAGGTCACAATTTGTGATCTCCAATTCTGATAAGATGGGTTTGCGTCATTTACCTATGGCATTCACAGAACATGGCGTTTTAATGTTGTCAAGTGTTCTAAAAAGCGACAAAGCCATTCAAACGAATATCCAAATCATGCGCATTTTTACAAAAGTGAGGCAAATGCTTTTGGATACAACAGAAATTAAAATCATATTCTTCAGATTCAAAAAAAATTGA